The Actinosynnema mirum DSM 43827 genomic interval GCTGACCCGCGAGCCCGCGCTGGACGCGGTGTTCGTGGGGGCCGACATCATGGCGATGGGCGCGCTGCAGGCGCTGCACGCGCAGGGCAAGCGGGTGCCGCAGGACGTGGCCGTGGTGGGCTTCGACGACCTGGTGCTGGCGTCGACGGCGGTCCCGCCGCTGACGACGGTCAGGCAGGACGTGGAGCAGCTGGGCCGCACGATGACGTGGCGCCTGATGGCGGAGCTGACGGGCGAGGAGAACCTCCCGCCGTTCCTGCTCCTGCCGACCTCGCTGGTGCACCGGGCCAGCGCGTAGACCCTCCCGACCCCGACCCCGACCCCGACCCCGGCCGCGCACGTGGCAGGGGCGTCCGGCGGACCTCAGCGACGAGGTTCGTCGGGCCGGGGTGCGCGGTGCTCGGCGCGGGCTCGCTGCCGCGCGCTCTCCTGGCGGGGGAACCGGTTGACGACCTCCTGGAGCGACCGGTAGTCGTCGAGCGCCACGAGCACGACGGGGTCGCGCCCTGGGCGGGTGACCACCACTCCTTCGCGGTCGGCGATCACCGAGTCGAGCACTTCGGCGCACTTGGCGCGGTACTCGCGCAAGTCCACGACCTTCATCGAGCCTCCTGTGGCGCACAAAGCAGCCGGTCCGGTGCGCCGTGCGGGCGGTCCGGGCCTCGGAGCCGTGCCGGCGTGTCGTGCGAGGCCGAGGGGTGACGCCCCGCCCACCGCCGGTCCCGGCTCCTGGTGCTTCCACTCGTTCAGAGCAATCCGTCGAGGCGGGTAGTTCACCCGATCCGAGCACCGGACAGGTCTTTACACCGCACTTCGGCGGTCGTTACGTTTTTCTTCCACCCGCTCTGGGAGCGCTCCCAGAAACGGTGGTCGGGTTGGTCGTCCCCCGGCCGCCCGGAGCCAGGCGCGGGAGGAGGCGTCCCTTTCGCCCACCGCCTCCTCCCGACCCCGGCCCGGTTCGCGCTCGACCCGCACGGCCCGCCAGGTCCCCGCTCGACTCCCGCTCGACCGGCCCGACCCGCTCAGCCCGCCAGGCCCCCGCTCCACCCGCCAGGTCCCCGCTCCACCGCTCGCCCTGCCCGGCACACGCCCGAACCGCGCAAAGGAGCGCCGTGATGGCACCGCGCCAGCCCGAGCCCACCCCGCCCGTCACCGCACGGGCGCGGCGCGGGAGCCGATTACCCGCCCTCCTGGCCGCCCTCGTCACGGCCGCCGCCACGCTCGTCACCGTCGCCGCCACCAGCCCCGCCCCCGTCGCGCAGGCCGCCCCGGCGAGCCAGCCGCACACCTGGAGGAACGTCGAGATCCAGGGCGGCGGGTTCGTGCCCGGCATCGTCTTCAGCCCCGCCGAGCGGAACCTGATCTACGCCCGCACCGACATCGGCGGCGCCTACCGCTGGAACCAGGCCACCGGCCGCTGGGTCCCGCTGCTCGACGCGATCGGCTGGGACCGCTGGGGCCACAACGGCGTCATCTCGATCGCCCCCGACCCCGTGAACGCCGCCAAGGTCTACGCCGCCGTCGGCATGTACACCAACGACTGGGACCCCGACAACGGCGCCGTCCTGCGCTCCTCCGACCAAGGCGCGACCTGGCAGTCCACCGCCCTCCCGTTCAAGCTCGGCGGCAACATGCCGGGCCGGGGCATGGGCGAGCGCCTCGCCGTCGACCCCAACGACCCGCGCGTGCTGTACCTCGGCGCCCCCAGCGGCAACGGCCTGTGGCGCAGCACCGACAGCGGCGTCACCTGGGCGAAGGTCACGGCGTTCCCGAACCCCGGCAACCACGTCGCCGACCCGAACGACACCACCGGCTACAACAGCGACAACCAGGGCGTCACCTGGGTCACCTACGACCCGCGCTCGTCCGCGTCCGGCGCGCCCAGCCGCACGATCTACGTGGGCGTCGCCGACAAGCAGAACACCGTCTACCGCACCACCGACGCGGGCGCGACGTGGTCCCGCCTCGCGGGCCAGCCCACCGGCTACCTCGCCCACAAGGGCGTCCTGGACCCCGTCGGCGGCTTCCTCTACCTCGCCACCAGCGACACCGGCGGCCCGTACGACGGCGCCAAGGGCGACGTGTGGAAGCACAACACCGCCACCGGCGAGTGGACCAGGATCAGCCCCATCCCGTCCGACAGCGCCGACGACCACTTCGGCTACAGCGGCCTGACCGTCGACCGCACCAACCCGAACACGCTCATGGTCACCACCCAGATCTCCTGGTGGCCCGACATCATCGTGTTCCGCTCCACCGACGCGGGCGCCACCTGGACCCGCATCTGGGACTTCACCAGCTACCCCAACCGCAGCTTCCGCTACACCATGGACATCACCGCCTCCCCGTGGCTGAGCTGGGGAGCCACCCCGCAGCCGCCCGAGGTCACGCCCAAGCTCGGCTGGATGACCGAGTCCCTGGAGATCGACCCGTTCGACCCGGACCGGATGCTCTACGGCACCGGCGCGACGATCTACGGCGCCACCAACCTCACCGCGTGGGACCGGGGCGGCCAGATCACCCTCAAGCCGACGGCCGCAGGTCTTGAGGAGACCAGCGTGCTCGACCTGGTCAGCCCGCCCACCGGCGCGGCCCCGCTGGTCAGCGCGCTCGGCGACATCGGCGGGTTCCGCCACGCGGACCTGGCCGAGGTGCCGCCGATGATGTTCACGCAGCCCAACCTCACCTCCACCACCAGCCTCGACTACGCCGAGTCCAACGCCTCGGTCATGGTCCGCTCCGGCAACTCCGACGCCGCCCCGCACGTCGCGTTCTCCACCGACGGCGGCGCGAACTGGTTCGGCGGCGCCGATCCCGGCGGGGTCACCGGCGGCGGCACGGTCGCGGCGGCGGCGGACGGCAGCCGGTTCGTGTGGAGCCCGGCGGGCGCGGGGGTGCACCTCTCGGTGGGCTTCGGCAACTCCTGGACCGCGTCGAGCGGGGTGCCCGCGGGCGCGGTGGTCGAGTCGGACCGGGTGAACCCGAGGAAGTTCTACGCCCTGGCCGCCAACCGGGTGTACACCAGCGTCGACGGCGGCGCGACGTTCACGGCGGGCGCGTCGGTGGCGGCGACCAAGCTGCACGCCGTGCCCGGCCGCGAGGGCGAGCTGTGGCTGGCGGGCGAGGGCGGGCTGTTCCGCTCCACCGACGGCGGCGCGAGCGCGGTCGAGCAGGCGAACGTCACCAGCGCGGTGAACGTCGGCTTCGGCAAGGCCGCGCCCGGCAGCGCCTACCCGGCGCTGTACGCGGTGCTCACCACCGGCGGCGTGACCGGCGTGTTCCGCTCCGACGACACCGGGGCGAACTGGGTGCGGATCAACGACGACCAGCACCAGTACGGCAACGCGGGCGAGGCGATCACCGGCGACCCGAGGCTGTACGGGCGGGTCTACCTGGGCACCAACGGGCGCGGAATCCTGTACGCCGACCCGAGCGGGCCGCCGCCGAGCACGACGACCACGACCACCACGCCCGGCGGTGGGACCACGACCACGACGACGACGACGACCACTACCACCACCACGGTTCCGCCTTCGGCGTCCTGCGCGGTCGAGTACCGGGTCACGAACCAGTGGTCCGGCGGCTTCCAGGGGTCGGTGCGGATCACCAACCGGGGCGCGACCGCCGTCACCGGGTGGGCGCTGAAGTGGACCTACGCGAGCGGTCAGCGGGTGACCGGCGCGTGGAACGGCAAGGCCGCGCAGAGCGGCGCCGAGGTCACGGTGACCAACGAGGGCTGGAACGGGACCATCGGCGCCGGGGGCGCGGTGGAGTTCGGATTCCAGGCGAGCTGGCAGGGCAGCAACGCCAACCCCGCCGCGTTCACGCTCAACGGCGGATCCTGTTCACCGGTGTGAGGCCCTCGTGTGGGTCCCGGCGGCGCGGCTGCGCGACACAGCCGCGCCGCCGGGGTGCGTTCGCCCCTCCCCGGACCGGGGAGGGGCGAACGCGAGACGGTCCGGTGCCGGATCGCCGGGGTGTCGGATCAGCGGAGTGCTTGTGCCTCAAGGGTTCCGGCGCGGTCGGCCCCGCTGGAGGCCGACCGGCTCCGGTCAGCGCTGGTCGCCCGCGGCCTCGGCGCGCTTGCGGGCCTCGCGCCGCAGCTGCAGGATGCGCGCCGCGCCCACCAGCGCCACCAGCAGCGCCCCGGCGATCGCCGACAGCAGCAGCGCCACCCCCAGCGGCAGCGTGCTGGTGCCGCCGAGGAACGTGATGGTCGCGCCCGCCTGGTTCTGCAGGATGAACACCAGCAGGAACAGCAGCACCACCGCGGAGGCCACGACCGCCACCCACGCGCCGCTGATCCTGGTCGGCCGGGCGCGCCCGGTCCGGTCGGCGCCTCGCGCGGCCGGGGTGGGCGTCGGCGTCGTGGGCTTGGCCGGTGTCGAGGTCGTGGGCGTGGTGGGGGTGGTCGCTGGGCCTCGGGCGTCGGGGGTGGTGCGCGTCGGACGCGTGGCGTCGACCCTGGGCGTGGGCACGGCCTCCGGTGGCGCGGGGTCCACGGCCGGAGCGCGGTTGTCGTCGCGTGGAGCGGTCACCCGCCGATTCTCGCCCCGCGCACACGCCGCCGCGACTCAGCGCGCCGCCCGGAGCCCCGAGGTCACCCGCACGGCGGCCGGTGCTCCAGCGAACCGAAGTACCGTGACCACTCCTCGCGGCTGATCGGCTCGCGCACCGACGCGCACAGCTGCGCCACCACGTGGTCCAGGTCGAACTCCCAGTGCCGGAACGTCCCGTCCGCGCGCGCGGTCACCACCTCGCCCCAGGTCTCCCCGAACGACACCCCGTACACGCCCTCGCTGCTGCCGCTGATCCGCCCGGCGGCGCGCGGCCTGGCGGCGTCGGCCAGGTCCCACAGCCGCACCGTGTCGTCCCGGCCGACCGTGGCCAGCGCCGTGCCGTCGTGCCGGAACCCGAGCGCCCGCACCGGCTGCCGGTGCCCGTCCAGCTCGGCGATCCGGCGCGGCCCCTCCGCCGCCGACACGTCCCACAGCCGCACCACGCCGCTCACCCCGCCCAGCGCGACGGTGCGGTGGTCGGGGGCGAGCGCGACCACGGACACGTCCTCCCCGTCGGACAGCTGCGCGGTCTGCCTCGGCGCGGCGGGGTCGCCGACGTCCCACAGCCGCACCCGGCTCTGGTTGTCGGTGGTCGCCAGCACCCGGCTGTCCTGGCTGAACGCGAGCGCGGTGACCCAGCGCGGGTGGTCGGGCAGCACGCCGATCAGGCGGGGCGCGGCGGGGTCGGCGGCGTCCCACAGCTCGACGGTCATCGCCTCCCGCACCAGCGCCAGCAGCTTGCCGTTGGGCGCGTAGGACAGCTGGGTGACCTGCCCGCTGAAGGTGTGCGCGGGGACCGGTTCGCGGGCGTCGGTGGCGTCCCACAGCCGGGCGCCGGGGCTCTCCAGCGTGGTCGCGAACGCTTGCGCGGCCGGGGTCAGGGCGAACGAGGTGACCGCGTCGACCGGGGTGGTGAGCGTGCCGATGCGCGGGTAGAGGCGGTCGTCGACCGGTTCGCCGACGCGGGCGCTGGGCAGCGGGCGGCCGTCCGGGGACAGCGCGGGGGAGGTGCGCACGGACCGGCTGATCGTGCTGCCGGACTTGCCCGCGTGCGCGCCGAGCACCGCGTCGCGCAGGTCGTCGGTGCCGCTGAGCCGGTAGGCGGCGATCACCAGCTGGTCGGCGACCAGCGGGTCGCTCTCGCGCTTGCCCAGCGACTCGTTGGCGGCGAACCGGGCCAGCGCGATGTTGCGCTGCTCGGTCGCGGTCTCCTGCGCCCGGATCGTCTGCACCATCGCGCCGCCCGCGAGCAGCAGCAGCACCGCCAGCAGCGCCACGAGCTGGCGGAGCCTGCGGGTCTGCCGGTGGGCGAGGCGGCGCTCGCGGTCGCGGGCCTGGGAGCTGGCGGCCAGGAACTCGCGCTCGCGCGCCGACGTGCGGGCGCGGGGGCGGCGGGTCCACTCCAGCGCGGTGTCCAGGCGGGTGCCCCGGTAGAGGGCGTCGGGGGCGCGGTGCAGGGAGATCCACGTCGCGGCGGCCTCGGTGAGCTGGCGCAGGGTGCGCAGGCCCTCGCGGTCCTCGGCGAGCCAGCCGCGCAGGCGGGGCCAGGAGCGGATCAGCGCCTCGTGGGCGATCTCCACGCGGTCGCGGTCGAGGGTGAGCAGGCGGGCGTGGGCGAGCCGGTCGAGGACCACGTCGACGTCCACGTCGTCGTCCAGCTCGGCGCGCGGCAGGCTGCGCTTGGTGTCCTCGGTGCCGTCGCCGAGCGCGGTCAGGCGCAGGAACACCTGGCGGGCCAGCTCGCGCTGCTGGCGTTCGAGGGAGGTGTAGGTGCGCTCGGCGGTCTGCGCGATGGCGTACTGCACGCCGCCCGCCGCCTCGTACCCGGCGAGGGTGAGCGTCGCGCCCCTGCGGCGGCGCCAGGTCTCCAGGAGGGCGTGCGAGAGCAGCGGGAGCACGCCGGGCTGGCCGGTCGCGTCGGCGACGAGGCGGGAGACCAGGGCGGTCTCGACGGTGCAGGAGGCCTTCACGGCCGGTTGCATGATCGCCTGGCGGAGCTCCTCGGTGCCCATGGGCCCGATCAGGAGCTGGTTGTCCTCCAGCGCGGCGACCAGGTCGGGGTGCTGGGCGCAGTGGCCGTAGAAGTCGGCGCGGACGCTGATCACCACGTGCTGCGGGGCGTCGAGCAGCGCGGCGATGAACGCGGCGCGGCGGGAGGTGTCCGAGCAGAGCGTGAAGACCTCCTCGAACTGGTCGACGATCACCAGGTCGGCGGGGGTCTCGGGGAGGGCGAGGTCGGTGGCGGACGGGGTGGTGAGGAGCGTGGTCCCGGCGAAGCGCGCGACCAGACCGGCTTGCAGCAGCGAGGACTTGCCCGCGCCGGAGGCCCCGAACACGGCGGTGAACCGGGCGGAGCCGACCCTGGCGAGGAGGTCTTCGAGGAGCTGGTCGCGGCCGAAGAACCACTCGGAGTCGCGCGGTTGGAACGCGGCGAGCCCGGCGTACGGCGGCTGCTGCTCGACCGGCGGCGGCGCCTCGGGCGCGACGGCGGCGGCGACCTCGTGCCACCGGTCCTCCCAGGCGGCGACGTCCCCCTCGCAGGCCCGCACGTAGGCGAGCGTGACGGCGAGGCTCGGCAGCCTCCGACCGCCCGCGGCGTCGGAGAGGGTGGTGGCGGAGTAGTGCGCCTTGGCCCCGAGCTGCCGGTAGCTGTGCCCGCCCGCGCGGTCGCGCAGCGAGCGCAGGTCGGCGGCGAACTTGAGCAGCGGGGTGTCACCGACGTCCAGCGGACGCTCTCCACGCGGCACAGCCGTCCACCCCCTCGTGAGGTCGATTGTCTGTGTCTGGTGACGCGGAGTCCAGGTCTGACGGGTGGTCCGGGAACCATACCCACTGGTCGGGTGGTGGGAGAACCTGTTCTGCGGTAAGGGATTTCCGTTGCGACGACTGCCCGTGATCATGCCAGTGCTGTTCGGGGGTGGGAGGCGCGCACCCGGTTCCCCCATACGCCGCAACGGATCGCGGCTGGGCGGGGGAGGGATTGGGCGAGTCGGCCCTCGCTCTTGCGGGCGGAACGGGGGTGAGGGGTGTGGGGGACCGGAATGGGGCGGCGGAACGCGGGCGGGGTGTGGGGAGCGGAAATGTGGGATGGGGGAACGCGGGCGGGGGTGTGGGGAGCGGAATGGGGCGGCGGAACGCGGGCGGGGGTGTGGGGAGCGGAATGGGGTGGGGGTGCGGGGGAACGGAATGGGATGGCGGGGCGGAATGGGGTGGCGGGGCGCGGATCGCGGGTGGGGCGCAACGGGACGCGCGTTCGTGCGCGGCGCTGCGCGGGGTGGTTCTCGTGGTGTCGCGTGGTCGGGCGTGCGGGGTCTGAGCGGCGCCGTCCGCGTGGTCCTGGCCGAGGGTCAGGCCAGGACCGAGGCCACGTACGGCTCGGGGTCGGCCAGGATCGCGCGGACCGCGCTGGTCGCCGCGCCTCGCACCGCCGCCTCGTCGCCCAGCGAGGACGCCGTCACCGCCACCGGGGACCAGGCCGCGCTCACCACGCGTCCGCCCAGTTCCGCCTCCAGGGTGGGGCGCAGCCACGGTTCCAGGCGCGCGTACGCGCCGCCCAGCACCACCGCGGGCAGACCGAGCAGGTTCACCGCGCCCGACAGGGCGATGCCCAGCCACCTGGCCGCCGTCCGCACCGCCGCGACCGCCTCCCGGTCGTCCGCGTCGAGCCTGGCGAGCAGGTCCGCCACGTCGGCCGCGCCCGCCGCGCGCAGGATCTCGTCCTGCCCGGCCAGCCGTTCCAGGCAGCCGCGCGAGCCGCACGTGCAGCGCGGACCGCTCGGGTCCACGGACAGGTGGCCGATCTCGCCGCCGAAACCGGACACGCCCTCGAACAGGCCCGCGTCCACGACGATGCCCGCGCCGATGCCGATCTCGCCGGACACGTGCACGAAGTCCTGCGGCGCGTCGCCGTGCCACAGCTCGGCGAGCGCGGCGAGGTTCGCCTCGTTGCCGACCTGCACCGGCAGCCCGCCCGCGTCGGCCCCGAGCAACCGCCCCAGCTCGCCGCGCACGTCCACCTCGCGCCACCCCAGGTTCGGCGCGACCCGCAGCACGCCGCTGGCCGACTCGACCAGCCCCGGCACCGCCACCCCGATCCCGCCGACCGGCACGTCCTCCCTGGTCGCGATCCGCACCGCGGCGGCCACCTCGCCCAGCACCAGCGCGGGCGAGGACGCCCGGTTGTCGCTGTCCCGCACCCACCGCTTCCGCACCCGCCCGGTCAGGTCGACCAGGCAGGTCGCCAGGTAGTCGACCCCGACCTCCACCCCCAGCCCGTGCGGCCCGGCGGGCGACAGGTGCAGCGCGGTCCCGCGCCGACCGGGCCCGCTCCGCGCCTCGGCCGCCCCCTCGACCACCAGGGCCGCGCCGATCATCCGGTCGACGAGGCTGGACACGGTCGCCTTGGTCAACCCGGTCCTGGTCGCCACGGAAGCGCGGGACGAACCGGGAGCGGAGGCGATCGCGTCGAGCACGAGCGCCGAGTTGAGCCTGCGCACGGTGTGCTGACCAGCCGGACCCGACCGACCCGAGACGACCGGCACGACGGTGGCGGCGGGCGCAATAGGCGCGATGGGCGCGGCAGGAACGACGGGCACGACCGGGATGGGGGCGGCGGGAGCCTGACCGGCGCGGCCGGAGGCGGCGGCCGTCGGAGCAGGGGGGCCGAGAAGAGCCTGCGCTGAACCGGGCTGGCCGGCGGCGTCGACCGGCGGACCGGGGTGGCCGGTGGTGTCGGCTGGCGGACCGGGGTGGCCGGTGGCGTCGACCGGCGGACCGGGGTGGCCGGTGGTGTCGGCCGGCGGACTGGAGTCGGCGGTGGCGTCGACCGGCGTGTCGGGGCAGCCAGGGATGTCGACCGGCGAGTCGTCGCGGCCGGGGACAGTGTCGTGTGGACCGGGGTTGCCTGGGGTGACGGGTGCTTCGGCGGTCTCGGGCGTCGTGGTGGTTGAGGGCGTGTCCTGCTGGCCTGCGGCTTCGGGAGGGCTCTGCTTCGCTGTTCGCTGGGCTTGCCGGTTGGTCGGCTGCGGGCTGGACACCACTGGATACTATCCGTCGAACGCGATAAGTTCAGGCATCAAACTTATTGGAGGTTCACCGTGACCGACTTCAGCTTCGGCCTGTGGACGGTTGGCTGGCAGGGGCGTGACCCGTTCGGGGACGCCACCCGGCCCGTCCTCGACGCGCCAACGGCGGTGCGCAAGCTCGCCGAGCTGGGCGCCTGGGGCGTCACCTTCCACGACGACGACCTGATCCCCTTCGGGGCCGGCGCCGCCGAGCGGGACCGGCGGGTCTCCGCGTTCCGCGGCGCGCTCGACGAGACCGGGCTCGTCGTGCCGATGGTGACCACGAACCTGTTCACCCACCCCGTCTTCAAGGACGGCGGCTTCACCAGCAACGACCGGTCGGTGCGCCGGTTCGCGCTGCGCAAGGTGCTGCGCAACCTGGAGCTCGCCGCCGAGCTCGGCGCCAAGACGATCGTCCTGTGGGGCGGTCGCGAGGGCTCCGAGACGGACGCGGGCAAGGACGTGCAGGCCGCCCTGGAGCGGTACCGCGAGGCGCTGGACACGGTCGCGCAGCACTCCGTCGACCAGGGCTACGGCTTCCGGTTCGCGCTGGAGCCCAAGCCCAACGAGCCGCGCGGCGACATCCTGCTGCCGACCGTCGGGCACGCGCTCGCGTTCATCTCCACCCTCCAGCACCACGAGCTGGTCGGCGTGAACCCCGAGGTCGGCCACGAGCAGATGGCCAACCTGAACTTCGTCCACGGCATCGCGCAGGCGCTGTGGCAGAAGAAGCTGTTCCACATCGACCTCAACGGGCAGAAGGGGCCGCGCTTCGACCAGGACCTGGTCTTCGGCCACGGCGACCTGCTCTCGGCGTTCTTCCTGGTCGACCTCCTGGAGAACGGCGGCTACGACGGCCCCCGCCACTTCGACTACAAGCCGCTGCGCACCGAGGACGTCGACGGCGTGTGGGACAGCGCCGCCGCCAACATGCGCACCTACACCCTCCTCAAGGAGCGCGCGCAGGCCTACCGCGCCGACCCCGAGGTGCAGGAGGCGCTGCGGGTCAGCGGCGTCACCGAGCAGGCCGTGCCCACCCTCGGCGAGGGCGAGTCGATCGCGGACTTCCTCGCGGCCGACGAGTCGTTCGACCCCGACAAGGCCGCCGAGCGCGGGTACGGGTTCGTGAAGCTGTCGCAGCTGGCCCTCGAGCACCTCCTGGGCGCCCGCTGATGGCGCTGGTCGCGGGCGTCGACTCCTCCACCCAGTCCTGCAAGGTGGTGGTGCGCGACGCCCAGACCGGCGCGCTGGTCAGGGAGGGGCGCGCCGCGCACCCGCCCGGCACCGAGGTTCACCCCGACGAGTGGTGGACCGCGCTGCGGACGGCGATCGACGCCGCGGGTGGGCTCGACGACGTCGAGGCCGTCTCGGTGGCCGCGCAGCAGCACGGCATGGTGTGCCTGGACGCGTCCGGCGAGGTCGTGCGTCCCGCGCTGCTGTGGAACGACACGCGCTCGGCCGGCGCCGCCGCGGACCTGACCGCCGAGCTCGGCGCGCAGGCGTGGGCGGACGCCACCGGCAGCGTGCCGGTCGCCTCGCTCACGGTCACCAAGCTGCGGTGGCTGGCCCGGAACGAGCCCGAGGCCGCCGCACGGGTCGCCGCGGTGTGCCTGCCGCACGACTGGCTGACCTGGAAGCTGCGCGGTGGTGGCGACCTGGCCGACCTGGTCACCGACCGCAGCGACGCGAGCGGCACCGGCTACTGGTCCCCGGTCACCGGCGAGTACCGGCCCGACCTGCTGGAACTGGCCATGGGACGGGTGCCCGAGGTGCCTCGGGTCGCCGGACCCGCCGAGCTGGTCGGCGGCCGGTACGGGGTCGGCGCGGGCGACAACGCGTCGGCCGCGCTGGGCGTGCAGATCCAGCCCGGTGACGTGGTGGTGTCCGTGGGCACGTCCGGGACCGCGTTCGCGCGCTCCGAGGCGGCGGCTGCGGACGGGACCGGGATCGTGAACGGGTTCGCCGACGCGGAGGGCACCTACCTGCCGCTGGTGTGCACGCTGAACGCCTCCCGCGTCCTGGACGCCACCGCCGCGATGCTCGGCGTCGACCTGGACCGGCTGTCCGAGCTGGCGCTGGGCGCGGAGGCCGGGGCGGGCGGGCTGGCCTTCGTGCCGTACCTGGAGGGCGAGCGCACCCCGAACCGGCCGGACTCCACCGGGGCGCTGCACGGGCTGCGGCTGGACACGGCCACCCCTGGGCACCTGGCGCGGGCCGCCGTCGAGGGGATGCTGTGCAGCCTCGCGGACGCGATCGACGCGCTGCGGGCCGTCGGCACCCCGGTCAGCCGGGTCCTGCTGATCGGCGGCGGGGCTCGGGCGCGGGCGGTCCGGGAGATCGCGCCCGCCGTGTTCGGCTGCCCGGTGCTGGTGCCCGAGCCGGGGGAGTACGTCGCCGACGGCGCCGCCCGGCAGGCCGCCTGGGCGGTCGGCGGCGCCGACGCCCCGCCGGTCTGGACGTCGCTGACCTCGGCCTCGTTCACCGCCGAGGCCACGCCGTTCGTGCGCGAGCGGTACGCCGAGGCGCGGGACCTGACGGTGCCCCGGTTGGGCTGAGGGGGCCGGTCGCGCCGAGGCGCGCGCGTGCGGGGATCGGGCGGGTGATCCGGGGAGCTTCCGGGTCACCCGCTCGTTCGTGTCGGGGCCTTGGCCGCGAACCCCGTCCCCGTGCCCTGGGGGCGCTTGACCCCCGCGCCCCGTGGACGCCTGGCCCCCGAGCCTTGCCGAGGGCGGGGGCGAAGACGGAGGCGGGGGAGCGGGTGGGCTCGTGGGTGTGGTGGACCGGCCCGTGAGCCACGGGCGCGTCGCGCGCAGGACAGCGCGCAGAACACCGCGCGCGGCACCGCGCAGGAAAGACCGCAGCAGTGCGGCGCGGGACAGCGGTGTGGCGGGAACCGGGATGTGTTCGTCGGGCATGAATCCGAAGCTAGAGCCCCGGATTCACGCCCGGCAGCCGGACAAGAGCACGTTGTGGACAACCACCGAGCCTGTGGATGAACCGGTGCGGGGACCGGGCGCAGGTGGTAGGGGCGGCGGGTCAGAACAGGGCGGTCCAGCCCATCAGCTCCGCCACCACGAAGGCCACCACCAGCACCGTCAGGACGACCACCGCCACCAGGGTCACCACGGGGGCGACCTTCGACGGCATCGGCTGGGGGTGGGACAGGCCCGAGGTCTGGCCGGAGTCCGGCGGCGTGTCGCCCGGTGCGACGCCGCCGCCCGGCTCCAGGCCCGGTGTGCGCGTGGGGTCGGGGTCAGGCGGTTTCGCGGTCATACCGTGCCGTGTACCCGTCCGTGCCCGTGTGAATCGGACGTCACACGGGTAAACGAAATCCCATGAGCGGCCTACAGGACGA includes:
- a CDS encoding type II toxin-antitoxin system Phd/YefM family antitoxin, translating into MKVVDLREYRAKCAEVLDSVIADREGVVVTRPGRDPVVLVALDDYRSLQEVVNRFPRQESARQRARAEHRAPRPDEPRR
- a CDS encoding LapA family protein, yielding MTAPRDDNRAPAVDPAPPEAVPTPRVDATRPTRTTPDARGPATTPTTPTTSTPAKPTTPTPTPAARGADRTGRARPTRISGAWVAVVASAVVLLFLLVFILQNQAGATITFLGGTSTLPLGVALLLSAIAGALLVALVGAARILQLRREARKRAEAAGDQR
- a CDS encoding ROK family transcriptional regulator produces the protein MRRLNSALVLDAIASAPGSSRASVATRTGLTKATVSSLVDRMIGAALVVEGAAEARSGPGRRGTALHLSPAGPHGLGVEVGVDYLATCLVDLTGRVRKRWVRDSDNRASSPALVLGEVAAAVRIATREDVPVGGIGVAVPGLVESASGVLRVAPNLGWREVDVRGELGRLLGADAGGLPVQVGNEANLAALAELWHGDAPQDFVHVSGEIGIGAGIVVDAGLFEGVSGFGGEIGHLSVDPSGPRCTCGSRGCLERLAGQDEILRAAGAADVADLLARLDADDREAVAAVRTAARWLGIALSGAVNLLGLPAVVLGGAYARLEPWLRPTLEAELGGRVVSAAWSPVAVTASSLGDEAAVRGAATSAVRAILADPEPYVASVLA
- the xylA gene encoding xylose isomerase, coding for MTDFSFGLWTVGWQGRDPFGDATRPVLDAPTAVRKLAELGAWGVTFHDDDLIPFGAGAAERDRRVSAFRGALDETGLVVPMVTTNLFTHPVFKDGGFTSNDRSVRRFALRKVLRNLELAAELGAKTIVLWGGREGSETDAGKDVQAALERYREALDTVAQHSVDQGYGFRFALEPKPNEPRGDILLPTVGHALAFISTLQHHELVGVNPEVGHEQMANLNFVHGIAQALWQKKLFHIDLNGQKGPRFDQDLVFGHGDLLSAFFLVDLLENGGYDGPRHFDYKPLRTEDVDGVWDSAAANMRTYTLLKERAQAYRADPEVQEALRVSGVTEQAVPTLGEGESIADFLAADESFDPDKAAERGYGFVKLSQLALEHLLGAR
- a CDS encoding XRE family transcriptional regulator; amino-acid sequence: MPRGERPLDVGDTPLLKFAADLRSLRDRAGGHSYRQLGAKAHYSATTLSDAAGGRRLPSLAVTLAYVRACEGDVAAWEDRWHEVAAAVAPEAPPPVEQQPPYAGLAAFQPRDSEWFFGRDQLLEDLLARVGSARFTAVFGASGAGKSSLLQAGLVARFAGTTLLTTPSATDLALPETPADLVIVDQFEEVFTLCSDTSRRAAFIAALLDAPQHVVISVRADFYGHCAQHPDLVAALEDNQLLIGPMGTEELRQAIMQPAVKASCTVETALVSRLVADATGQPGVLPLLSHALLETWRRRRGATLTLAGYEAAGGVQYAIAQTAERTYTSLERQQRELARQVFLRLTALGDGTEDTKRSLPRAELDDDVDVDVVLDRLAHARLLTLDRDRVEIAHEALIRSWPRLRGWLAEDREGLRTLRQLTEAAATWISLHRAPDALYRGTRLDTALEWTRRPRARTSAREREFLAASSQARDRERRLAHRQTRRLRQLVALLAVLLLLAGGAMVQTIRAQETATEQRNIALARFAANESLGKRESDPLVADQLVIAAYRLSGTDDLRDAVLGAHAGKSGSTISRSVRTSPALSPDGRPLPSARVGEPVDDRLYPRIGTLTTPVDAVTSFALTPAAQAFATTLESPGARLWDATDAREPVPAHTFSGQVTQLSYAPNGKLLALVREAMTVELWDAADPAAPRLIGVLPDHPRWVTALAFSQDSRVLATTDNQSRVRLWDVGDPAAPRQTAQLSDGEDVSVVALAPDHRTVALGGVSGVVRLWDVSAAEGPRRIAELDGHRQPVRALGFRHDGTALATVGRDDTVRLWDLADAARPRAAGRISGSSEGVYGVSFGETWGEVVTARADGTFRHWEFDLDHVVAQLCASVREPISREEWSRYFGSLEHRPPCG
- a CDS encoding cellulose binding domain-containing protein, which produces MAPRQPEPTPPVTARARRGSRLPALLAALVTAAATLVTVAATSPAPVAQAAPASQPHTWRNVEIQGGGFVPGIVFSPAERNLIYARTDIGGAYRWNQATGRWVPLLDAIGWDRWGHNGVISIAPDPVNAAKVYAAVGMYTNDWDPDNGAVLRSSDQGATWQSTALPFKLGGNMPGRGMGERLAVDPNDPRVLYLGAPSGNGLWRSTDSGVTWAKVTAFPNPGNHVADPNDTTGYNSDNQGVTWVTYDPRSSASGAPSRTIYVGVADKQNTVYRTTDAGATWSRLAGQPTGYLAHKGVLDPVGGFLYLATSDTGGPYDGAKGDVWKHNTATGEWTRISPIPSDSADDHFGYSGLTVDRTNPNTLMVTTQISWWPDIIVFRSTDAGATWTRIWDFTSYPNRSFRYTMDITASPWLSWGATPQPPEVTPKLGWMTESLEIDPFDPDRMLYGTGATIYGATNLTAWDRGGQITLKPTAAGLEETSVLDLVSPPTGAAPLVSALGDIGGFRHADLAEVPPMMFTQPNLTSTTSLDYAESNASVMVRSGNSDAAPHVAFSTDGGANWFGGADPGGVTGGGTVAAAADGSRFVWSPAGAGVHLSVGFGNSWTASSGVPAGAVVESDRVNPRKFYALAANRVYTSVDGGATFTAGASVAATKLHAVPGREGELWLAGEGGLFRSTDGGASAVEQANVTSAVNVGFGKAAPGSAYPALYAVLTTGGVTGVFRSDDTGANWVRINDDQHQYGNAGEAITGDPRLYGRVYLGTNGRGILYADPSGPPPSTTTTTTTPGGGTTTTTTTTTTTTTTVPPSASCAVEYRVTNQWSGGFQGSVRITNRGATAVTGWALKWTYASGQRVTGAWNGKAAQSGAEVTVTNEGWNGTIGAGGAVEFGFQASWQGSNANPAAFTLNGGSCSPV